The genomic segment TCAAAACAGTATGCTTATTTAATTTAACCTTTTCCTTGTTTTCAAtgctattgatattttttcaaaaggaaatcaaaatatcagtaaGTCCACTACATCAACACCTCTCCGTCCGAAATCATGATTTATGGCATTGCTATTGAATGTATATGTTTTATTGGTGGTTTACCAGTGACATTAGTTATAACTAATGCTGTATTCAAAATTGTTAGTGTTATGCAGTCCGTTCTTACCAGTCTTTTCTCAACATTGCATGAGATATCTTTCTCTTGGCCAAACATTGCCAAATGTACACAAAGAAACACTCATTTTGCGTTACTGGCTGTTTATTCTTTTCTTCGTGCACATCCTTTAATGATGTACGGGCTTGTGATATTCGGgggcttgaaaacttttgatcatatagagggggatTTGAATTtatagggtattgaggggggatcagaaaaaaattcaatcgtGATTCCTCCAGCGCCCCCAATCATTCTTTGTGAACGCGGCCTAAGAACAGTTGGTTGCTTTTGTGTGTACTGTTATAGGCTCCTTTCGATTGCCTTTGCAGAACGTGGAAATACAAGACAAATTCTTacacaagagagagagagagagagagagagagagagagagagagagagagagagagagagagagagatgtctCGCTAAAtcatcattttgtttgttttacatatCATAATATTGCATACATCGACCAGAAGGATCACAAAACAATGTCTGGAGTAGTTTTACTCATATTAATATTAGGTAAGTGACGGAAGACAATCCGCATTTTACTTACATTCAGTCCTCAAAAATATTTACTTCTGGGCCAGAAACacattttgagacaaaaaagaATCAAATGATCCAATCCAACTGTATTCTGTCAAATGCCTCGAAAATATAAAGATAAGAACATGGTTCTTCTCCCTGTATTAACAATGTCAACGGTAGCATTGTAAATGTCAAGGAATGTACAAATAATTAATTGTATCCTTTTTTGCTGACTGTTGCCtgctgaaataaatttatctatctatctatctatctatctatctatctatctatctatctatctacctacctacctacctacctacctatctatctatctatctatctatctatctatctatctatctatctatctatctacctacctacctacctacctatctatctatctatctatctatctatctatctatctatctatctatctatctatctatctatctatctatctatctatctatctatctatcttataTAGACATACACGCATATACATGCATTGCGGCGGAGGTGCTATCGACGCCTGCACAAGTATTCTTTATATTCTAATATATGGAGAAGAATAAACAAGCTTCATTCATATTGAGTCTAGTATGAGTAACAGTGACTGTAAAGACAACGACATTTGATAACAATCTAGAATGCTTTCGTGCACTTTATTTATTGAAAGAGTCGTAAGATCAATTTCATGTACGATTTTGTAGGTTTTGTTGGCAACTTGAGTGTTGCCTTGGAGTGTTATACTTGTGTTGGACCTGGTGCTGGTTGTCAAACCGGTTTTGAAGGCAACGAGAGAGAATGCATATCTTCCAAATCCCAACGTTGTTATGTAAGTTAAATGACACATCTACAATACATGTGCCTGCCATTGTGTATTTATAATAGTAAATGTATTAGAGCTTTGTCATTACCAGTggattttgtgacgtcatacccccagattattactgataatgtatccgattattcAGTTTTGAGGCCCCACAGCAAGCATACAATACAaggtttttgtttgtaataaaGGAATAAAGGACTGGGCATCTAAAAAGGGGGCAAATTGTGGGGCAAATTTAAGATGAAAAacgataaatcttgataatgttGCACAATATCTATTATAATGCCTAATTATacgatttatcaaatatttgtgAGTCCTCTCGCTTGCACGTGTCGTCTGCTCTTTCTGGCTAGCGCTCAGGTGACACGCTGCATGCAGGTGCAGTTTGCCCAGTTCAGTACTacgttgtttacaacatggctAGCTTTGTTGGTTTACagatgaaacagaactcagtacgcttGCAAactggggcgccattttatgttttggcaaacatttattatttatcttgctcaaaattacacaTGTAGTCgaagtggacagtttattctacctgtataaGCACCCCTCAATGtgtacattcccatgaacttgtttgagtttggaagtaaaatcacaaaaataatgctaagaGATACACCTATCGGGCCTTTAAATATATAGTTTCATATGATCATGTTTGCCGTTGCTCGAATGTGTATTTGTCTAATGTGCATCTATACAGCGTTTCTGAatgttattttctttctttgttatTTCGTAGGTCAGTCGAACTGAACTTAATGAGAATGTGAAAGCTTTCAGCAGGAGTTGCGTCGATGTCTCAGCCTGCAACGATGGATGTGTGGAGGATTCGGTTACGGGTAATGCAATAGGCTTATTTAATGCAAACGAGAACCCATAATGAACTTACAGCACACACACTGATTGAAGACACTCTTTgtacaaaaacagaaaagagcTATTGTAGCATTTatttgtatacctttaaaggagTCTATTTTGTGAGTAATGAATGCTACTAAAGTGCGACATTGGATTATTTATTTGTCGCTCTAAACATTTTTAGAAGCGGCCTTGTGACCATATTATTTCAgtactttcatatttgttttaatatttaagGTTACAAGACTAACGTTTGTACCGAATGCTGTGACACAGATCTGTGTAATACGGGAAACAGCGGAGTGTTGTTCACACCTATCATACATCTGCTGATCGTTGGTACGGTTATGGCTCTGGAAATGTCTGCGATTATGTCAGAGTGAACGACCGTATTTGCAAATCGGTTGAGATCTTCGTGTgtgaaatctgatgatttttctTCTCATATACACAAGCGACATTGAAGGTTACCGTGAAAAGCCAAAAGTTTGTCTCCAATGGCTTACTTAACCTTAGATTTTGTTTTACTGGGACAATCAATGAATTTGGAAATGTTACGTGATGATTTTTCTCGTTCACCCCATAACCATTTCATTTACTAAGTTGAATGCGGACAATATGATAGGTTATtgatttctgacattttgactCCTACTAATGTTTCGGACAGCAATTCGCAAAAAGATGGAAGCTAACACAATTACAATGTTTATATAGAATATGATATATTAGAAAACTGTTACGATCAGTTCGCAATATGTTCCTTCATGTTTTAACGGGAGGGTATCCTCGGAACTGGGCCTTTGCAGCTCTCCTgtttaaaaattaaacaatatagtTCATGCATGGTATCTAGAAGCATCACCTCAGCTCAGTTGCACTGCACTGTTTACATTTTACGATCCTCATTGTTAACAAACGTGATTTAAGTTTTATCAATTGCCAACGTACCcaagatacagtgtttacatcggtcctAGGAGTTCAAGCAACTTTTAAGCACAGTTTCGATGACACTCTCCCTAGAAGCAGGTAATTCttcatcaatttttgtattCAAATAAATCAATATAGTTTATATCCATCTATGTAATTAATTAGTCTTATATTAATGTGTTCAGTAAAACTTTCATTTCCCCTGCATGCTCTAAGGTCTGCCTGATTCATTACGGTTTATTTATATTCTTAACACAGCGTTGAAGCAAGGAATGTTAAACCAAAAGACATTGTGTCCCACTACCAAttattttgggggacattttgcaaattttggggacaacatgaGTCAGCTTCAATCACATTTTGTGTTATTGCATTACAAATTAGTTTAACGAAGCAAATTCATGGTACTGGCACCGCGTCGCTGTTGTTACAGTATACTGTATCTACCTCAAACCAGAGCTCAGTCGGACTACAACCCAAGTGCAGCGTTTTAGTTACATTAATCACAGCTTCGAAATTACGTAAACATAAGCCTCgaaataatcatgcaaaagaAAGGCCATCGTCAATAGCACATATTAACTGCAGACTTCACCCACTGAACACATTTGACTCATAAATCGCCCGAAGTGACCTGCAGTGCGCGAGAATGCAGTCGCAAGAGCACATACTGGCTGCCACACTG from the Ptychodera flava strain L36383 chromosome 2, AS_Pfla_20210202, whole genome shotgun sequence genome contains:
- the LOC139119554 gene encoding ly6/PLAUR domain-containing protein 2-like, translating into MSGVVLLILILGFVGNLSVALECYTCVGPGAGCQTGFEGNERECISSKSQRCYVSRTELNENVKAFSRSCVDVSACNDGCVEDSVTGYKTNVCTECCDTDLCNTGNSGVLFTPIIHLLIVGTVMALEMSAIMSE